From one Thermococcus sp. LS1 genomic stretch:
- a CDS encoding NTPase, with product MRIFITGPAGVGKTTLVSRVAREVDRWGYIVGGMITQEVRERGRRMGFKITALDTGEEGTLAWVGNGRPRIGKYVVYVDELNRVGVSAIRRALIEADLIVIDEIGPMEYMSDEFVRIVGEVLKSEKPLLAVVHRRFADKFRPLGKLYTLSVENRNRVFTGIMDEVMKELREG from the coding sequence ATGAGGATATTCATAACCGGCCCGGCAGGAGTTGGGAAGACAACGCTTGTGAGCAGAGTTGCCAGGGAAGTCGACCGCTGGGGCTACATCGTCGGCGGCATGATAACTCAAGAAGTAAGGGAGCGCGGTAGGAGAATGGGGTTCAAGATAACAGCCCTCGACACGGGTGAGGAGGGAACCCTCGCATGGGTCGGAAACGGCCGGCCAAGGATAGGAAAATACGTAGTCTATGTTGACGAGCTCAACCGCGTTGGCGTTTCCGCGATAAGGAGAGCCTTAATCGAGGCCGACCTAATCGTCATAGATGAAATCGGCCCGATGGAGTATATGAGCGATGAGTTTGTACGGATTGTGGGAGAAGTCCTGAAGTCAGAAAAGCCGCTTCTGGCAGTGGTTCACAGACGCTTTGCGGACAAGTTCAGACCACTTGGAAAACTCTACACACTGAGCGTCGAGAACAGAAACAGAGTCTTCACTGGGATAATGGATGAAGTTATGAAAGAGCTAAGGGAAGGTTAA